A genomic window from Silene latifolia isolate original U9 population chromosome Y, ASM4854445v1, whole genome shotgun sequence includes:
- the LOC141628523 gene encoding uncharacterized protein LOC141628523, with product MFQFPNYGVVSNKTKGRIWLFYNPTIVAISNVILHEQLIHCDVWFKASTQTIAVTFVYGLNDPRARVGLWDELSSISATMTQAWVVLADFNVVKRLSERVGPNPAATHDMLDFNACLDHCYLDDMHSIGSEFTWTNKQDADTRTWARLDRVLVNPDWLTMFPSSFVVWLSPGISDHSPLLVSVAPASPIQRRFSFLNVWQGHPDYKSIIDNAWKTPSYGSPMFQLFHKFKNVRHSLQLLHKKDFSNISGKVQTLKKQLDACQTAL from the coding sequence ATGTTTCAGTTTCCTAATTATGGTGTGGTTAGCAATAAAACTAAAGGTAGGATTTGGCTTTTCTATAATCCTACCATAGTTGCAATTAGTAATGTGATCCTTCATGAGCAGTTGATACATTGTGATGTCTGGTTTAAGGCTAGTACTCAGACTATTGCTGTTACTTTTGTTTATGGCTTAAATGATCCCAGGGCTAGGGTGGGACTATGGGATGAGTTGTCTTCCATTTCAGCCACTATGACTCAAGCCTGGGTTGTCTTAGCTGATTTTAATGTTGTTAAGCGGTTAAGTGAAAGGGTTGGCCCAAATCCCGCTGCCACTCATGATATGTTGGATTTTAATGCTTGTTTGGATCATTGCTACTTGGATGACATGCATAGCATAGGGTCTGAGTTTACATGGACCAACAAGCAAGATGCTGATACTAGAACTTGGGCTAGACTGGACAGGGTCCTTGTTAATCCTGACTGGTTAACTATGTTTCCCTCTTCCTTTGTGGTATGGCTGTCTCCTGGAATCTCTGATCACTCCCCTCTGTTAGTCTCAGTGGCACCTGCTAGTCCAATTCAAAGGAGGTTCAGCTTCCTCAATGTTTGGCAGGGTCATCCAGATTATAAGAGTATCATTGATAATGCTTGGAAAACTCCCAGTTATGGCTCACCTATGTTTCAGTTGTTCCATAAGTTTAAGAATGTGAGACACTCCCTTCAACTTCTACATAAAAAAGATTTCTCAAACATTTCTGGTAAAGTTCAAACTCTTAAGAAGCAGTTGGATGCTTGTCAGACTGCACTTTAA